The Miltoncostaea oceani genome includes a region encoding these proteins:
- a CDS encoding GTPase → MSDLEGRLAALGDAVTAATGRLEEDVVGPARAVVDRAGTRLGLGLASTVVALAGPTGAGKSSLFNALVGEEVATAGRRRPTTSAASAALWGEANPALLDWLEVGRRHRAPADPALDGLVLVDLPDFDSVEGAHRTEVDRLVGLVDLVVWVTDPQKYADAAWHDRYLRRLASHSAAMAVVLNQVDLLAAGDRDRARGDLVRLLADDDLPGVPVLAASVRTGEGVDAVRRLVAERVAAREAALVRLDADVDATAAALAASCGPEGARRVDGAARDRLVDALAVAAGAPTVVDAVERAHRRRGVLATGWPFVRWVRRLRPDPLRRLRLPESPQEAVRTSMAPPSPAALAGVENAARALAAGVSDGLPAPWPGLVRDAALGSRDALPDALDRAVAGTDLGVGAPRWWAAAGALQWVFALVVAAGALWLVALAGLRLLRIEDVVPLPEVWGIPVPTALLLGGALAGVVAGFVARLVNGASARRRGRAAGRALRRRVEVVGADLVVAPVEAELDAHDRLARALGSLTRTPTRRQRLRAALS, encoded by the coding sequence GTGAGCGACCTCGAGGGCCGGCTCGCCGCGCTCGGCGACGCCGTCACCGCCGCGACCGGGCGCCTCGAGGAGGACGTCGTCGGCCCCGCCCGCGCCGTCGTCGACCGCGCCGGTACGCGCCTCGGCCTCGGCCTCGCGTCCACCGTCGTCGCCCTCGCCGGACCGACGGGGGCGGGCAAGTCGTCGCTGTTCAACGCGCTGGTGGGGGAGGAGGTCGCGACCGCCGGCCGCCGCCGTCCCACGACGTCGGCGGCGTCGGCCGCCCTGTGGGGCGAGGCGAACCCCGCCCTCCTCGACTGGCTGGAGGTCGGCCGCCGCCACCGCGCCCCCGCCGACCCGGCGCTCGACGGGCTGGTGCTCGTCGACCTGCCGGACTTCGACTCCGTCGAGGGCGCCCACCGCACCGAGGTCGACCGGCTCGTCGGCCTCGTCGACCTCGTCGTGTGGGTCACCGACCCCCAGAAGTACGCGGACGCGGCGTGGCACGACCGCTACCTCCGCCGTCTCGCCTCCCACTCCGCCGCGATGGCGGTGGTGCTGAACCAGGTCGACCTGCTGGCGGCCGGCGACCGCGACCGGGCCCGCGGGGACCTGGTGCGTCTCCTCGCCGACGATGACCTCCCGGGCGTCCCGGTGCTCGCCGCGTCGGTGCGGACGGGGGAGGGCGTGGACGCGGTCCGCCGCCTCGTCGCGGAGCGGGTCGCCGCCCGGGAGGCGGCGCTGGTGCGGCTCGACGCCGACGTCGACGCGACCGCCGCGGCCCTCGCGGCGTCGTGCGGACCGGAGGGCGCCCGCCGCGTCGACGGCGCCGCCCGCGACCGCCTCGTCGACGCGCTCGCCGTCGCCGCGGGCGCCCCGACCGTCGTCGACGCCGTCGAGCGCGCGCACCGGCGCCGCGGTGTCCTCGCGACCGGGTGGCCGTTCGTCCGCTGGGTCCGGCGCCTGCGGCCCGATCCGCTGCGCCGGCTGCGTCTGCCCGAGTCCCCGCAGGAGGCGGTGCGGACCTCGATGGCCCCGCCGTCCCCGGCGGCGCTCGCGGGCGTCGAGAACGCGGCCCGCGCCCTCGCCGCGGGGGTGTCCGACGGGTTGCCCGCCCCGTGGCCGGGCCTGGTGCGCGACGCCGCCCTCGGTTCGCGTGACGCCCTGCCGGACGCCCTGGACCGCGCCGTGGCCGGCACCGACCTCGGGGTGGGCGCGCCGCGGTGGTGGGCGGCCGCGGGGGCGCTCCAGTGGGTGTTCGCGCTGGTCGTCGCCGCCGGCGCGCTCTGGTTGGTGGCGCTCGCCGGCCTGCGCCTGCTGAGGATCGAGGACGTGGTGCCGCTTCCCGAGGTGTGGGGCATCCCGGTGCCGACGGCCCTGCTGCTCGGCGGAGCCCTCGCCGGGGTCGTCGCCGGTTTCGTCGCCCGCCTCGTGAACGGCGCCTCCGCGCGCCGCCGCGGCCGGGCCGCGGGGAGGGCGCTGCGACGGCGCGTCGAGGTCGTCGGCGCGGACCTGGTCGTCGCCCCCGTCGAGGCCGAGCTCGACGCCCACGACCGCCTCGCCCGAGCGCTCGGTTCCCTCACGCGGACCCCCACCCGCCGGCAACGCCTGAGGGCCGCCCTGAGCTGA
- a CDS encoding ABC transporter, translating into MTSPAAPDGPVAALEQARDALQRVRLGLEIAGSEEGRRVRDALVAQIDDYLLPRLRQRDAPLLMVVGGSTGAGKSTLVNSLLGAEVSAAGVLRPTTRAPVLALNPADVPWFADDRVLPGLARVTGGEVGPGTLVLAPTDALPAGLALLDSPDVDSVREENRALARQLLAAADAWLFVTTAARYADAVPWELLHAARERGTALALVLDRVPDDAGDEISVHLRAMLADRGLGDTELLVVPEAELGERGMLPDEALAPVRRWLDALAADAQARAALIQRTLAGAMGSVGPRVAAVERAVGEEDTAARRLRSEVDGAYDRAVREVDDALRGGALLRGEVLARWHEVVGTGDVMRGLESTVSRARDRIKQAFSGRRPEEEVAAAVETSVEALVRAAAERAAERATRAWHDDPAGRALGAAQAGLDGASPGLREELEREVRAWQGHVFDLVRTEGADKRSTARLASLGVNGAGLTVMLAVFVQTGGLTGAEVVVAGGTSAVGQKVLEAIFGDQAVRSLAARARDDLLTRVRAVMAAEAARFEALLEPVVATPDALAALLEARAALLRARV; encoded by the coding sequence ATGACATCCCCCGCGGCACCCGACGGACCCGTCGCCGCGCTCGAGCAGGCGCGTGACGCGCTGCAGCGGGTACGACTCGGCCTGGAGATCGCGGGGTCGGAGGAGGGCCGGCGGGTGCGCGACGCCCTCGTCGCGCAGATCGACGACTACCTCCTCCCGCGGCTGCGGCAACGGGACGCGCCCCTGCTGATGGTCGTCGGCGGCTCCACGGGCGCCGGCAAGTCCACGCTCGTCAACAGCCTCCTCGGGGCGGAGGTGTCCGCGGCCGGGGTCCTGCGGCCCACGACGCGCGCCCCCGTGCTCGCCCTCAACCCCGCCGACGTGCCGTGGTTCGCCGACGACCGCGTCCTACCGGGGCTCGCGCGCGTCACCGGTGGGGAGGTGGGACCCGGGACATTGGTGCTCGCACCCACCGACGCCCTGCCCGCCGGTCTCGCGCTGCTCGACTCGCCCGACGTCGACTCGGTGCGGGAGGAGAACCGCGCCCTCGCGCGCCAGCTGCTCGCGGCCGCCGACGCGTGGCTGTTCGTCACCACCGCCGCCCGCTACGCCGACGCCGTCCCGTGGGAGCTGCTGCACGCCGCCCGCGAACGCGGCACCGCGCTCGCCCTGGTGCTCGACCGGGTCCCCGACGACGCCGGCGACGAGATCTCCGTGCACCTGCGGGCGATGCTCGCCGACCGCGGGCTGGGGGACACCGAGCTGCTCGTCGTTCCCGAGGCGGAGCTGGGTGAGCGCGGGATGCTGCCGGACGAGGCCCTCGCCCCCGTCCGCCGGTGGCTCGACGCCCTCGCCGCGGACGCGCAGGCCCGCGCCGCGCTGATCCAGCGGACGCTCGCCGGCGCGATGGGCAGCGTCGGCCCGCGCGTCGCCGCCGTGGAGCGCGCGGTGGGGGAGGAGGACACCGCCGCCCGGCGGCTGCGCTCCGAGGTCGACGGCGCCTACGACCGCGCCGTCCGCGAGGTCGACGACGCCCTGCGCGGGGGGGCGCTGCTGCGCGGCGAGGTGCTCGCGCGGTGGCACGAGGTGGTCGGCACCGGCGACGTCATGCGGGGCCTCGAGTCGACCGTCAGCCGGGCGCGCGACCGCATCAAGCAGGCGTTCTCGGGCCGCAGGCCCGAGGAGGAGGTCGCCGCCGCCGTCGAGACCAGCGTCGAGGCCCTCGTCCGCGCCGCGGCGGAGCGGGCCGCCGAACGCGCGACCCGGGCGTGGCACGACGACCCCGCCGGCCGGGCGCTCGGCGCCGCGCAGGCCGGCCTCGACGGCGCATCCCCCGGCCTGCGCGAGGAGCTGGAGCGCGAGGTGCGTGCGTGGCAGGGCCACGTCTTCGACCTCGTGCGCACCGAGGGCGCCGACAAGCGCTCCACCGCCCGGCTCGCGTCGCTCGGCGTCAACGGGGCCGGCCTCACCGTGATGCTCGCCGTGTTCGTGCAGACCGGCGGGCTCACCGGCGCCGAGGTCGTCGTCGCCGGCGGCACGTCCGCGGTCGGCCAGAAGGTGCTGGAGGCGATCTTCGGCGACCAGGCGGTCCGCTCCCTCGCCGCCCGCGCCCGCGACGACCTGCTCACCCGCGTCCGCGCCGTGATGGCGGCCGAGGCAGCACGCTTCGAGGCCCTCCTCGAACCGGTCGTCGCGACCCCGGACGCCCTCGCCGCCCTGCTGGAGGCACGGGCGGCGCTGCTGCGGGCCCGGGTGTGA
- a CDS encoding lysophospholipid acyltransferase family protein has product MSLPPSVFREDPSQFDGRGLGRRDPAYIRELLPVMELFYRYYFRASATGLENLPRTGPALVVGNHSGGIMTPDTAMTLHAWMTALGPESPVYGLVHPAIFGIPWLNVHTMKIGGISAHPRQAMEALDDGAVVLVYPGGGDEVYRSYARRNEVDLMGRTGFIKLAVRHGAPIVPLVAVGGHETLIVVHDGEGLARRLGLDRRGLPRLPVALTWPWGVSVGFTYNIPFPARIDIRVGEPIDLGVGPSDMRDRRVVRACYERVEGRMQEMMDEMVAARA; this is encoded by the coding sequence ATGTCGCTGCCACCCAGCGTGTTCCGCGAGGACCCGTCGCAGTTCGACGGGAGGGGCCTCGGTCGGCGCGACCCGGCGTACATCCGGGAGCTGCTGCCGGTGATGGAGCTGTTCTACCGGTACTACTTCCGCGCGTCGGCGACCGGGCTCGAGAACCTGCCGCGGACGGGGCCCGCGCTCGTCGTCGGGAACCACAGCGGCGGGATCATGACCCCCGACACCGCCATGACGCTGCACGCGTGGATGACGGCGCTCGGACCGGAGTCGCCGGTCTACGGGCTGGTGCACCCCGCGATCTTCGGGATCCCCTGGCTCAACGTGCACACCATGAAGATCGGGGGCATCAGCGCCCACCCCCGGCAGGCGATGGAGGCCCTCGACGACGGGGCCGTGGTGCTCGTCTACCCGGGCGGCGGCGACGAGGTGTACCGCAGCTACGCCCGCCGCAACGAGGTCGACCTGATGGGCCGCACCGGGTTCATCAAGCTGGCGGTCCGCCACGGCGCGCCGATCGTCCCGCTGGTCGCCGTCGGCGGGCACGAGACGCTGATCGTGGTGCACGACGGCGAGGGCCTCGCCCGCCGGCTCGGCCTCGACCGCCGCGGGCTCCCCCGGTTGCCGGTGGCCCTCACCTGGCCGTGGGGCGTCAGCGTCGGCTTCACCTACAACATCCCCTTCCCGGCGCGGATCGACATCCGCGTCGGGGAACCGATCGACCTCGGCGTCGGGCCCTCCGACATGCGCGACCGCCGCGTGGTGCGCGCCTGCTACGAGCGGGTCGAGGGCCGGATGCAGGAGATGATGGACGAGATGGTCGCCGCCCGGGCATGA
- a CDS encoding polyprenyl synthetase family protein: MTSAARTATGSSMRDKERAGREGSGHDLFFETLARYREEVLEELRALIPDNGYRGVLYDLMLEYPLREGKGFRPALCLATCQGCGGRLADAVTSAAALELFHNAFLIHDDLEDGSLDRRGRPTLHATHGVAIAANVGDGMNVLALGTLLRNVEIIGLQRALATVREAERMARESVEGQAIELDWIRRNSPDLGVRDYLTMCRKKTCWYTCIAPMRIGALIAGVPPARLRAFDGFGFHVGAAFQIQDDVLNLTAEEDLYGKEIGGDIAEGKRTVMVVHALRTARPRDRARLLRIYGKERRDKTDAEIAFVRATMDACGSIDFARALAHRLALRAEASFERDLRWIPSSPHRRFLGQMIDYMVTRRM, encoded by the coding sequence ATGACCTCGGCCGCCCGCACCGCCACCGGGTCCTCCATGCGCGACAAGGAGCGGGCGGGCCGGGAGGGGTCCGGCCACGACCTCTTCTTCGAGACGCTCGCCCGGTACCGCGAGGAGGTCCTGGAGGAGCTGCGGGCGCTCATCCCCGACAACGGGTACCGGGGCGTCCTCTACGACCTGATGCTCGAGTACCCCCTGCGCGAGGGGAAGGGGTTCCGGCCCGCCCTGTGCCTCGCGACGTGCCAGGGCTGCGGGGGGCGCCTCGCCGACGCGGTCACCTCCGCCGCCGCCCTCGAGCTGTTCCACAACGCGTTCCTGATCCACGACGACCTGGAGGACGGGTCGCTGGACCGCCGCGGCCGGCCGACCCTCCACGCCACCCACGGCGTCGCGATCGCGGCGAACGTCGGCGACGGGATGAACGTGCTCGCGCTCGGGACGCTGCTGCGCAACGTGGAGATCATCGGGCTGCAGCGGGCGCTCGCCACGGTGCGGGAGGCGGAGCGGATGGCGCGGGAGTCGGTCGAGGGCCAGGCCATCGAGCTGGACTGGATCCGGCGCAACAGCCCGGACCTCGGGGTGCGCGACTACCTGACGATGTGCCGCAAGAAGACCTGCTGGTACACGTGCATCGCCCCGATGCGGATCGGGGCGCTGATCGCGGGGGTCCCGCCGGCCCGCCTGCGCGCGTTCGACGGGTTCGGCTTCCACGTGGGGGCGGCGTTCCAGATCCAGGACGACGTGCTGAACCTGACGGCGGAGGAGGACCTCTACGGGAAGGAGATCGGCGGGGACATCGCGGAGGGCAAGCGGACGGTGATGGTCGTGCACGCCCTGCGCACCGCGCGTCCGCGCGACCGGGCCCGCCTGCTGCGCATCTACGGCAAGGAGCGCCGGGACAAGACCGACGCCGAGATCGCGTTCGTCCGCGCGACGATGGACGCGTGCGGGTCGATCGACTTCGCCCGCGCCCTCGCCCACCGGCTCGCGCTGCGGGCGGAGGCGTCGTTCGAGCGGGACCTCCGCTGGATCCCGTCGTCGCCCCACCGGCGCTTCCTCGGGCAGATGATCGACTACATGGTCACGCGGCGGATGTAG
- a CDS encoding SCP2 sterol-binding domain-containing protein, which produces MAGAPPPDATTAVFLRRALVLLEAEAPAAFHRLVDELRAGATRLDVGGERVTVEVHGDRVRVRRRGTRPPSGWVTAGEGVVLDLIDGRLDLLGAVEAGRLDVRGDLGTALALARALVAFVDGAVRSAGVRLLLDDYRAVAPGAPTSAA; this is translated from the coding sequence ATGGCGGGCGCGCCGCCGCCGGACGCGACCACCGCCGTGTTCCTGCGGCGGGCGCTGGTGCTGCTGGAGGCCGAGGCCCCGGCGGCGTTCCACCGCCTGGTCGACGAGCTGCGCGCCGGCGCCACCCGCCTCGACGTCGGCGGCGAGCGCGTCACCGTGGAGGTGCACGGCGACCGGGTGCGCGTGCGCCGGCGCGGGACGCGGCCCCCGTCGGGGTGGGTCACCGCGGGCGAGGGGGTGGTGCTCGACCTGATCGACGGGCGGCTCGACCTGCTCGGCGCCGTCGAGGCGGGCCGGCTGGACGTGCGCGGCGACCTCGGGACGGCGCTCGCCCTGGCGCGCGCGCTGGTGGCGTTCGTCGACGGGGCCGTCCGCTCCGCGGGGGTGCGGCTGCTGCTCGACGACTACCGGGCCGTGGCTCCCGGGGCGCCTACATCCGCCGCGTGA
- a CDS encoding class I SAM-dependent methyltransferase yields MRGIGDIIVSSRPYEEYRDMFGLTDAELLAGPVLDCPGGAGGFAAGLRARGGEVVSADPAYAEDPAALVARSRAGLEHGLRYLAENRDSYVWTWFDSAEDLAERRLGALDAFARDRRDLADPRYVPAALPDLPFADGAFRLALSGYLLFAYPDHLDPEAHEAALRELLRVAGEVRVYPLIDTAYVRYPGIDDLRSALERDGVASEVRRVDYAFQAGADEVLVLSRP; encoded by the coding sequence GTGCGCGGGATCGGGGACATCATCGTGAGCAGCCGGCCGTACGAGGAGTACCGCGACATGTTCGGGCTGACCGACGCGGAGCTGCTCGCCGGCCCCGTGCTCGACTGCCCCGGCGGGGCCGGCGGGTTCGCCGCGGGCCTGCGGGCGCGCGGCGGCGAGGTGGTCAGCGCCGACCCGGCGTACGCCGAGGACCCCGCCGCGCTCGTCGCCCGCTCCCGCGCCGGACTGGAGCACGGCCTGCGCTACCTCGCGGAGAACCGCGACAGCTACGTCTGGACGTGGTTCGACTCGGCGGAGGACCTCGCGGAGCGGCGGCTCGGCGCGCTCGACGCCTTCGCCCGCGACCGCCGCGACCTCGCCGACCCCCGCTACGTCCCCGCCGCCCTCCCCGACCTGCCGTTCGCCGACGGGGCCTTCCGGCTGGCGTTGAGCGGCTACCTGCTGTTCGCCTACCCCGACCACCTCGACCCCGAGGCGCACGAGGCGGCCCTGCGGGAGCTGCTGAGGGTCGCCGGCGAGGTGCGCGTCTACCCGCTCATCGACACCGCCTACGTGCGGTATCCGGGCATCGACGACCTGCGGAGCGCCCTGGAGCGCGACGGCGTCGCGAGCGAGGTGCGCCGCGTCGACTACGCCTTCCAGGCGGGCGCGGACGAGGTGCTGGTGCTGTCCCGCCCGTGA
- a CDS encoding response regulator — translation MTPHPPGPRPARVLIADDRRASLASLARHIDAHPGLEVVGVAGDAGAALALGLRMLPDVAVLDARTPGLGAGPLPGTPAHGAPRPGIPVILMSAAPAEIFGAGCGAMGAVTALPRDADPDALLRAIARAGGAPRA, via the coding sequence GTGACCCCGCACCCGCCCGGCCCCCGGCCGGCGCGCGTGCTGATCGCCGACGACCGGCGGGCGTCCCTCGCCTCGCTCGCCCGGCACATCGACGCCCACCCGGGGCTGGAGGTCGTCGGCGTCGCCGGCGACGCGGGCGCCGCCCTCGCCCTCGGCCTGCGGATGCTCCCGGACGTCGCGGTGCTCGACGCCCGCACGCCGGGCCTCGGCGCCGGCCCCCTCCCCGGCACGCCGGCGCACGGCGCCCCACGGCCGGGGATCCCCGTGATCCTGATGAGCGCCGCGCCCGCCGAGATCTTCGGCGCGGGATGCGGCGCCATGGGCGCCGTCACCGCGCTGCCCCGCGACGCGGACCCGGACGCCCTGCTGCGCGCCATCGCACGCGCGGGCGGCGCCCCCCGGGCGTAG
- a CDS encoding TetR/AcrR family transcriptional regulator, producing the protein MAETPTRARRTSPASPSRTDVAGRCPPARRPGRPLDPHLRRRILDATREVVGDVGPADVTFTRVARRVGCGVPAIARRWPSARALILDALEDIGGDAAGTGGEGDAPSVATTLAALTAGRARPFVRHVVFAAGDDPALAADVERILLAPMRDRLRVALMRETGVGGTAAADLDAAVEVLHGAVLTAIITGRPVPANVRDVALATPGRARP; encoded by the coding sequence ATGGCCGAGACACCGACCCGAGCGCGGCGCACATCCCCGGCGTCGCCGTCCCGCACCGATGTCGCCGGGCGGTGCCCTCCGGCCCGGCGACCGGGCCGGCCCCTCGACCCCCACCTCCGGCGTCGCATCCTCGACGCGACCCGCGAGGTGGTCGGTGACGTCGGGCCCGCCGACGTCACGTTCACCCGGGTGGCGCGCCGCGTCGGCTGTGGCGTCCCCGCCATCGCCCGCCGCTGGCCGTCGGCGCGTGCCCTGATCCTCGACGCCCTCGAGGACATCGGCGGCGACGCCGCCGGCACCGGCGGGGAGGGGGACGCCCCGTCCGTGGCGACCACCCTCGCCGCGCTCACCGCCGGGCGGGCCCGCCCCTTCGTGCGGCACGTGGTCTTCGCCGCCGGCGACGACCCCGCCCTCGCCGCCGACGTCGAGCGCATCCTGCTCGCGCCGATGCGCGACCGCCTGCGCGTCGCGCTCATGCGCGAGACGGGGGTGGGGGGGACGGCCGCCGCCGACCTCGACGCCGCCGTCGAGGTGCTCCACGGGGCCGTCCTCACCGCGATCATCACCGGCCGGCCCGTCCCCGCGAACGTGCGGGACGTCGCCCTCGCGACGCCGGGGCGCGCGCGACCGTGA
- a CDS encoding hemolysin family protein translates to MSGTIVGLVAVVVLILATGFFVAAEFALARARVVRLEALAGEGSRAAALATRQSHEIDRYLAACQLGITVTALGLGWLGKPAVASLLEPLFEQVGAGEAAGVFAAGAIAFAVITVLHVVVGELAPKTLAIQKAEATAIRLAFPLEAFRLVFAPIIAVLNGAGVRLVRLLGVQPASEHEMALTPEDIQRLVADSERGGTLDAEEAGMIEGVLELHETSARQVMTPAPSVTTIAGDQPAREALLAVLGTPHSRFPVVGPAGEPLGVVHLSALSRGYVETPDTPVSGMMDQVHLVPESQPLDILLAGMRQARASLAVVLDEYGELAGVVSLEDVLEEIVGEIHDERDPEPDVTTTGDGEILARGHVSLDDLREHGPDLAAEGVTSIGGLIFTHLGRPGRVGDIVDVGDWSLRVEEARGTRILRVRCTARAASPA, encoded by the coding sequence ATGAGCGGCACCATCGTCGGCCTCGTCGCCGTCGTCGTACTGATCCTCGCGACGGGGTTCTTCGTCGCGGCCGAGTTCGCCCTCGCCCGTGCGCGGGTCGTGCGGCTCGAGGCGCTGGCGGGGGAGGGGTCCCGCGCGGCGGCCCTCGCCACCCGCCAGTCCCACGAGATCGACCGCTACCTCGCCGCCTGCCAGCTCGGCATCACCGTCACCGCCCTCGGTCTCGGCTGGCTCGGCAAGCCGGCGGTCGCCAGCCTGCTGGAGCCGCTCTTCGAGCAGGTCGGCGCGGGGGAGGCCGCCGGGGTGTTCGCCGCGGGGGCCATCGCGTTCGCGGTGATCACCGTGCTGCACGTGGTGGTGGGTGAGCTCGCCCCGAAGACCCTCGCGATCCAGAAGGCCGAGGCCACCGCCATCCGCCTGGCGTTCCCGCTCGAGGCGTTCCGCCTCGTGTTCGCCCCGATCATCGCGGTGCTGAACGGCGCCGGCGTCCGGCTCGTCCGCCTCCTCGGCGTGCAGCCCGCGTCCGAGCACGAGATGGCCCTCACCCCCGAGGACATCCAGCGGCTCGTCGCCGACAGCGAGCGTGGCGGCACCCTCGACGCGGAGGAGGCCGGGATGATCGAGGGCGTGCTCGAGCTGCACGAGACCTCGGCCCGCCAGGTCATGACCCCGGCCCCGTCCGTCACGACCATCGCCGGGGACCAGCCCGCCCGGGAGGCCCTCCTCGCCGTGCTCGGCACCCCCCACAGCCGGTTCCCCGTCGTCGGACCCGCGGGGGAGCCGCTCGGGGTGGTGCACCTCAGCGCCCTCAGCCGCGGCTACGTCGAGACCCCCGACACGCCCGTCAGCGGGATGATGGACCAGGTCCACCTCGTCCCCGAGTCGCAACCCCTCGACATCCTGCTCGCGGGGATGCGGCAGGCGCGTGCCTCGCTCGCGGTCGTGCTCGACGAGTACGGCGAGCTCGCGGGCGTCGTCAGCCTCGAGGACGTCCTGGAGGAGATCGTCGGGGAGATCCACGACGAGCGCGACCCCGAGCCCGACGTGACGACGACCGGCGACGGGGAGATCCTCGCCCGCGGGCACGTCTCCCTCGACGATCTGCGCGAGCACGGCCCCGACCTCGCCGCGGAGGGCGTCACGAGCATCGGCGGGCTCATCTTCACCCACCTCGGCCGGCCCGGCCGGGTCGGGGACATCGTCGACGTCGGCGACTGGTCGCTGCGGGTCGAGGAGGCGCGGGGCACGCGCATCCTGCGGGTCCGGTGCACGGCGCGGGCGGCCAGCCCGGCCTGA
- a CDS encoding MFS transporter, translating to MSSRARRALAALSLAMLLSSLGTSVANVALPTLEDEFGATFGRVQWVVLAYLLAVTTLVVSAGRLGDLVGRRRLLLAGVAVFTAASALCAAAPTLAILVAARAVQGVGAALMMALTLAFAAAVVPAARTGTAMGLLGTTSAIGTALGPSLGGVLVGGPGWRAIFLVNVPLGLIALALAHRHLPRDPRTAGAAPPRSDVTGTLLLAATLGAYCLAMTTGRGRPGATGAALLGVAATGAVLFAVAQARAAAPLVRPATLRDPALRAGLATSALVSTVMMATLVVGPFHLSRALGLGAAATGLVMSAGPAVVVLAGLPAGRLADRVGAGRVGLAGLLTMAAGALGLAVAPTGLGVPGWVVPVVVLTLGYALFQTANTAAVMARADPDGRGVTSGLLGLSRNLGLVTGASVMGAVFALGVGSPRPSGAAPGAVAAGTHLTFAVAVVLIAAATAIAAGAHRGRRGRAPATTPRGPGTVVGHPPGAQRT from the coding sequence ATGTCGTCCCGCGCGCGCCGGGCGCTCGCCGCGCTGTCGCTCGCGATGCTGCTGTCGTCCCTCGGCACCAGCGTCGCGAACGTCGCCCTGCCGACCCTCGAGGACGAGTTCGGCGCCACCTTCGGCCGGGTCCAGTGGGTGGTGCTCGCCTACCTGCTCGCCGTCACCACCCTCGTGGTCAGCGCCGGGCGCCTCGGCGACCTCGTCGGCCGTCGCCGGCTCCTGCTCGCCGGCGTGGCCGTGTTCACCGCGGCGTCCGCGCTCTGCGCCGCCGCGCCGACGCTGGCCATCCTCGTCGCGGCGCGCGCCGTGCAGGGCGTCGGCGCGGCGCTCATGATGGCCCTGACGCTCGCGTTCGCCGCGGCGGTCGTGCCCGCGGCCCGCACCGGCACGGCGATGGGGCTGCTCGGCACGACGTCGGCGATCGGCACGGCCCTCGGACCCTCCCTCGGCGGGGTCCTCGTCGGCGGCCCCGGCTGGCGGGCGATCTTCCTCGTGAACGTGCCGCTCGGGCTGATCGCCCTCGCCCTCGCCCACCGGCACCTCCCCCGCGACCCGCGCACGGCCGGGGCCGCCCCGCCCCGCTCCGACGTCACCGGGACCCTGCTGCTCGCCGCCACCCTCGGCGCCTACTGCCTGGCGATGACGACCGGACGGGGCCGCCCCGGCGCGACGGGGGCGGCGCTCCTCGGCGTCGCGGCCACCGGGGCGGTGCTGTTCGCCGTCGCCCAGGCGCGGGCGGCGGCGCCGCTCGTGCGGCCCGCGACGCTGCGCGACCCTGCGCTCCGCGCCGGGCTCGCCACGAGCGCCCTCGTGTCCACCGTGATGATGGCGACCCTCGTCGTCGGGCCGTTCCACCTCTCCCGGGCCCTCGGCCTCGGCGCCGCGGCCACCGGGCTCGTCATGTCCGCCGGCCCGGCGGTCGTGGTGCTGGCCGGTCTGCCCGCCGGCCGCCTCGCCGACCGTGTCGGCGCCGGCCGCGTCGGACTCGCCGGGCTGCTGACGATGGCCGCGGGCGCGCTCGGCCTGGCGGTCGCGCCGACCGGGCTCGGGGTCCCCGGCTGGGTCGTGCCGGTCGTCGTGCTGACCCTCGGATACGCGCTCTTCCAGACCGCGAACACCGCCGCCGTCATGGCCCGCGCCGACCCGGACGGGCGCGGGGTCACCTCCGGGCTGCTCGGCCTCTCCCGGAACCTCGGGCTGGTCACCGGCGCGTCGGTCATGGGGGCCGTGTTCGCCCTCGGTGTGGGGTCGCCGCGCCCGTCGGGCGCGGCGCCGGGGGCCGTCGCGGCGGGCACGCACCTCACTTTCGCCGTCGCGGTCGTGCTGATCGCCGCGGCGACGGCGATCGCCGCCGGCGCGCACCGCGGTCGTCGCGGACGGGCGCCGGCCACGACGCCCCGGGGTCCCGGTACCGTGGTGGGTCACCCACCGGGAGCGCAACGCACATGA